The DNA window GTTTCATGGTTGAAGACCAGCCCAACCGCCTGCTCCTGATGCGGACCAGTAGCAATGCTGCGGGAGATGGGTATGTCAGGTTCTGGGACACCTGTGCTGGACTCCATGGGTCTGCGTTCAGGGAGGTGGAGATCAGACTGAGAGGTTGAGGCCAAGCTGTGAATGGCAGGACTAGTAGGTTGCTCACCAGATGCTGGCTGACCTGTTCTCTCCCAACGCCGAGTACCCTGATTGTAGGTGAAGAGGTTGTGGCAGACTCTACAGCGATTCAAGTGACTGTAAGAGGGGTTTTCTCCACTGTTAGATGGCTGGTAATGAGATGGGCCTGGCTGCTCTGGATCCATGTTGTTATTCAGCATTTCCGGAGTCTGCTGGTCCTGACTACTGCTCTCCCTATTAATGCCCTCTAGAGGCTGTGCAAGGTCCTGCATGTGCTCATACTCCATAAAATAGCGGTTAAGATTACATTGCAGAACATTGCGAATGGAAGCAGGGCTGCTGTGCTCCTCATCCCCCAGCGGGCGGTGCCTGCTGGAACTAGCCCCTGATGTGCTGTTGCTGTTATGAGCCCCTGTTCCTGGAGGAGGAAAGCCACATCCATCACTAGCAGAGGTATAAACAGGCGATTGATTGGAAGTCCTGTGTTGTCGCAGAGTAGGGAGCAGACCAACAGAAGAAGCACTGGTTCTGGGAGGAGGCATGTTACCACCTCGTCCATTAAGCACACTGcctgtccaatctgccccaagGAGACGCCCTCCACCTTCCCTGCTTAGTGGATGCTGCCGGAAAGGTGGGTTGGGTACCATTCCAGCCACGCCCCTCCTCCCAGAGCTGGAAGATAGGTTCCGTAAATTGTTCCCGCCTCCATATATGCAGCTGAATGCTGAGGACCGATTAGCAGGACGAGACTCAGTTGGCAACCGTGGCTCTGTGCGTGCAGAAGTAAAGGTAGATGCATGTGATTGCCCCTCAAGGGAGGAGGAGTCTGAAGGGTCATCATCAGGTGGCGATGGAGCCAGTGTTGCTGAACAACGGCTGCAGAAACACACCATTCCAAGTGGCTGAACACAGCCATGGTATGGCAGCCGGGAACGATCCCTCAAACCAGTGTAATGTCCAGAAGAGAGGCCTGACGAATCAGAGGCCTCTTCAGATGCAGCAGGGAGAGTACCTCTGGCCTGAGGAGCTGAGTTACGTGAAGTGAGGATATGCAAAAAATTGTGCAAGATGGGTGTGCGCCTTAAAGGCTGGGACTGTAAGAAGGAACGATGACGATAATGTGGCATCTCCACACTGTCCATTGGAATTTCAGGATCATCGTCATTCTGCTTTGCACAAAGACAAATACAAGACACTTTTATGAAGAATAGAAAAATTTGAGCATCACCTTCTTTACTTTTTAAAACACAGCACTGCCTAGACTCACCTGTTGATTTGAATGGTTTACAATGGCAGTCAGAAGGTAGTGACCCAATGGGTCAAATCTCACCAACCTGCAAAAAACAGCAATAATAAGCCGCTGCATAGATGAGTCATATGCACTGATGGAAAGGTGTCAAATAAATGGGCTCCATGAGCCACAGTAAATAAGATTTCCAACACATATCAAACCTGACTCGCTCAGTCTCGCTAGCAGTCTTCACCACAGCGAAGGGCTCTCTCCGACTCCAGTCCCATAGGTGAAGTTCATTGTTGGTGGCAATGAGCAGCAACTGAGCCGTAGGATGGAAAGCAAGAGATGCGATCGCTGAGTTACTCTCTGTGAACCAGCTCTCACTGCCACCCTGAAACAAAACCACACAATACTttttagttctgagaaaaaataaaaaaagtattacaATTCCACAGAAATATAACAcagaaaaacattttacaaatacaataaatacacatttataaCTACATATGTGGAAGGTGCATTGAAAAACAAGGTGTACAAGGTGATAAAGCAATTATTCAATGTGAGAAACCTCAACACTTACATGCAGGTCCCAGATTCGGACCTCTCCATCCAGGCAGCCAGAGGCAATGAGACCAGGAATGCAAGGATGAAAGGTCAGGCACCAGGGCGTACGGTGGTGACCCACCAGAGAGTGAACGCACCTCCCTGTCTTAACCTCTGTGATGTATATGTTGTGGTTCACATGGGTGGAAGCCATTAAAGATCTATGAAGAGACAAATACACATTCATTTGCTTGGCACTTATAGGTCCTGACAGGACAGGCATCTAATGTCTGTCTATAAGGGCTAGTCAGCCAAGACTTTTGATGTCAGGCACATACTCATTTATCAGATCGGTTCTAAAGGCTATGAATGAATAGTCAGAGTACTCTCACCTGTCGGGACTGAAGGCCAAAAGAAAGGTTGAGCGAGGACTGTCTGgtaactccactttctgtgacagaaaAAGAAAGGAGCAATTTAAATTAAAGGCAGAGGGATTTCAcccttaaaagtatagttcacccaaaaaattaaaattctctcatcttttactaactcgcatgccatcccagatgtgtatgactttctttcttctgctgaacacaaatgaagatttttagaagaatatttcagctctgtaaatccatacattgtaagtgaatggttatcagaactttgaagctccaaaaatcacataaaggcagaataaaagtaatccataagactccagtggttaaatccatatcttcagaagagatataagtgtgggtgagaaacagattcatatttaagtccttttttaccataaatcaccactttcacttttacatcaaatctccactttcactttcaaagtgaaagcaaaagtgaagatttatgataaaaaaaaaagggacttaaatattgatctgtttctcacccacaccattgTATgagccaacagagctgagatattcttctaaaaatctttgtttgtgttctgtagaagaaagaaagtcataaacatcttggatggcatgagggtgaaaaaatgcTGAGAAtcttcttttttgggtgaactcattTCACATCCATATCATATGACTAGTGCTGAGCAGTCTGTGTCTTATCAGGTCAGTTTGATTTCAGTTcagctttttaaaattattatgaaaaaagaaaattatgattCTTACAGTACATGACATctgtttatttatacatttaattgtgttttttaccCAAACCCAAAAAATAGATATCTTCAAGGTCCACAGTTGGCACTCATTGAAAAACAGGGATAACATGATTAACATTAAAAAAGTGTGCTGACTAGAGTACTATCTGTAATTTTGGACACTCACAACTCTGTTGAATATGTGTGGTTCAACATAGAGCATTAAAGCCTATTGGTTTTTCCAGTTTATCTCATTTGTCTGGGAATTAGTGGATCCTTATGTCAGTGTATTTCTGCCTCTTTGGAATGTACATGGATTGtagtaatagctgctgaaagtaTGCATATTTTCAGTGGAAAAGGCAGAATTTGCCTTTTTGAAACTACACCCTATGTGTGCCTGTTGATCTGTCTTTAGAAAAGTGGACACCGTAATGAAAAGCCAAACTCAactgttttaaatgttaaaactgaGCTCAGCTAATTTGAGATCAGTTGGCAGCTAATTGCTTCTGACACGTTGTAATGAGATAATGTTGCCTTGAATTTAagattgacagatgaaacatCGGAGATGCGTGTGGTAGTTACCTGACTCTGCCATTTCATGCGCTGTGTCTTATCCTCCACAAACTGCTGTAGGATCCTGTGAGAGCCGAGGCATTGTGCTCCTCGCTCTCGACTAGACATGATACACACAGCATTCTTCTGTCCCGCCTTCATCACCACACACTCttcctcactctgtctctctcacaccaGACCCAGAGCCGTCCACCAGCTCACACAGACTGGACCACAACTGCTAGTGCCAGGCCATCATTCTggaggaagagaaaaagagattATGAAAACACATTGGCATGAAGCTAAAACCCAACTGcttcataaagcccagatcatcaAGCCTGATGAAAAATATTCACATGATTTCTTGGGAGGAGGAACTTATTTGAACACCTGCCAGCCTCTGTACAATCATCTCAGGTGTCGAAGGAGATTACAAGTGAATCAGCACTACAGGGGACAAATAATAGTGTAACATGGCCTGATTACAGGGAATGAGCAGGATATTGAATAGTGTGGAAACTTTTTCCCAGACAATAACTCAAAAAACATTTTTCCTTCACCTGACAAAAAATCCTGTCATCACCTGGATAATAATTCCACATTTTTCAATGAATGactataattttaatttcttaTACAGGAAAAttcataaatgtaattatttatctaGACTAAACTGTATGGTAGGGGAAAAGACTGTATGAGAATTACAACTCTGAGTGGGAAATTAAGTAACATATGAAAGGAAGGGCACAAAAGATAAGAAGAAACCACGAAAATAAATTAGTAAACAGTAAGGAgagatcattaaaataaaaaaaataaaaaaataaaaaaatgccaggCCAAGTGGTCAACTTTcaatttaatgtaattgtttctttATTATAAAGGTAAAAAATACTGCATAGGGCAACTGATTCTAGACAATAGTTATAAACATATGAATACATGTTATCTTCTGCTCTAATGACAGAGAgtggatttaataaaaaaaaaaaaaaagaaaaaagaaaaaaaaaaaccaaaggtTGCAAACGGCGTGTGGCTTATTACAATAACTTTATGGCCATAATGAGGAAATTAAAAATCAAGAGAAAGTTATAACGCTAATCTATAATATGTATTATTCGACAGCTTTCCCATTTAGCAGTCTCCTGTTAACGAGTGACTATAGGTGATGCAATGTATGAATTTACTGTTAAAAAAAGGTTAAACTCTAATGgtttacagtttaaaatatatttaacacaACCACTATGTGCCTCTGCTTTGGCCTACCTTTTTCTCATATATATCTGTGTCCGATTTACTCCTTGAAATCGTAGATATAAAGTAAAACAAACACGATGGGGCACTTAAACAGCAGTGACGTTCCCTGAATCTTCTGTCATAATTTCATTTGGGAGTTTGTATAAAGAGAATGGAAAATATTCTTGTTTATTCCTGGAAAAAGTCGGGTGTACATCGGATGTGTTGCTGTGCTCAATCCCTCCTGTCAAAACGCGTGTAGACAAAGGTAGCAGATTACGGATTCTTTAAATCAATTATCGAAACATCGATCAAGAACCTCGTCTGTCGTCTCTAATCTAATCATCTTTATTGGAGCTCGTACAGTGCATTGTTATGTTATTTAATGGCATTCATGTGAAATATTCTGGTCATCATATAACAAATCATATAAATATATCATTAAATTACATTCTGTACAATAGCTTTTGTGTGTCACATCACATAAACTCATGGATGTCCTTATTTCCATGTCCTAATTCCATATTCATGTGGTGAGGGAAAATCAGGCTAAAGCTAATACAATTTGCACTATCTATGAATGAGTTTGAACAATATGGCACCAATTCATATGGTATTGAGAATAAAAAGCAAGAAAGACTCATGTCATGCCTTTTTTCTTAAACCCTGACATaaacacagtgttggggagtaacgaaatacatgtaacgggattacatatttaaaatacaaaatataagtaactgtattccactatagttttaatttaaatcatagataattagaatacagttacattcaaaaagtattttgattactgaagagattactttgcattttattgtcatttgtttcatttaaaatttagtcctttcagatggaaaacatttatccatataaatgatgtgatccaaagtgcatttgaacagcggtgaaacactttcttatgatgtgttacgttcatacgagcagacagagaagtacgtttgaagtaagtttggagcagaagaaatataaataaaccttgtgtaaattgttagctttatgctaagctaaaatgctatttctagccattttacatgcacatgttaccaggcacgatcatatttttttatcaagaaaattcacattagatcataattcctttttttctagtaagacctttgatattagggcaaaaactgtattcttgataataatttttgtattgttttcctgtaaaaatatctaaaaatccttaaaacaagatcaatttgattgatcttgttttagaaacaacacttcaTAAGATagttaggtttttcagagaatgtatttttaacatgtgtattttgtcttactgtactggcagagtttttatagtcaaaacaagtgaaaaaatctaccagtgctgaagaagtaatccaaagtatttagaatacgttactgaccttgagtaatctaacggaatacgttacaaattacattttacagcatgaattctgtaatctgtagtggaatacatttcaaaagtaacccttccaaccctgacTATGTATTTGTTTATAATCTGTGTGGTTTTTGTTcactttttaatgtgttttaagaTGTTTGTGCTCATCTGAATCCTGTATAATTTGTGAATAATAATAGCAGTCCTATGGCAGTTTTTCTTTAGACCTGTAACCAACTGGAACAGTATGGGATGTTCCTTCAGACATCcaacatgacatttcaaaaacTGGAACAATTACTAAAGAGATCAAAATAAAATCctctacaaaaatgaaaataagatcTTATTAGACAAGCTAatattccttttttcttttccagTTTATTACTACAGAAATTCAaatgagaaagattttaattgatTATCCAAGGATTTTTGTTTGATTGCATTTAGTAGGCACACCCATGGACCGTCCACAGTCCGTGCTCACCCAGAGATCATCTATACCAAGATAACAACCTCCGtgcttttaccataggagagagtgtaatggtcaactagcCTTTTACGACAggaagtcaccgtttgcggataacatacaaataaatggggtgagccataaactgacacctacctgtcgcaaaattgtcttcTCTGATAAAACAGACATTTTGCTGTAGTAAACAACACCACACATAGTTCGTTCCAAAAAGATTGTTTAGTGAAAATCATGCTGAAGATTAGCAGACATGCCTGtcattcattaagtgatgagcctTTTCCtaataaaagcagtttattcagcacactgaagcatccccaccatagatatccattaaaaaataaacgGCCTCTTGTATCCTCAACAGTGTCTAAGAACGACTGTGGGACCGCCACAGTATATTACATAATCCATCTCAGATTACCCTGCCCCTAAACACCCCATAATTATAAAActaactgtggttggtcacttaacatgtcagttagatggctttttcTGTCTAAATGGGTGGTTCTTGACCAATTGAAGCTGCTATAATGCCCAGACCTTTGCCATAGTCATAGCTGTGGCTACACGAGACTATTGCTATGCTAACCTTGTTGGCTCCCCTTGATAGAAGGGATCTGGCTCACACCTTTCTAAAACCATCAGCGCAAATCTTATTGGCTGGTTCAATGATACTTCCGCAAGTAGAAGCACACAGACTTTTTAATCAGTCCGTCTGGAAACAAAGTCGTGTCTACAAGGTTCCACATTGATACAGAGCACTTTTGAGGACAAAATTACCCAGATTTTCCAGGTTATTGACATCAAAAATTTTAAGATAattagagttttgtttgaggcgcGCTGCAGAAAGTGAAGTGGAAAAACACAAGCAGAGCTcaatattttgctttgtttacatAGATATGTCTGTGAAATTCCCTGTGATGAGATTTTTTGTGCTGTAGACTCTTTACACCTTTACTGCTATTTCCCCATGTGTTTTCTGTGTAGTCACTCGTGGAGATTGCCGTgccattaaataaatgttttctttcccaatgtctgtcttttattatggtatcatATATCTCTGATAACCCTACCCCTAATGGCAAAGCTGTTTGGATTGATCGCTTTAAATGTCAGTTAGATGGTTTTGTATGCAGATCTTGGCCAATCTAAGCTGATATATATAAGGCGCTTCTCATTCGGACGTCTGCATCatcgttaggctggatatctcggctgccacgtCATCAGCACTGTCAAAGGCCATCTCAGTTGTGAGCACCCTTTGAAGGCAAGGCAGCCTCGTTTCACAGCCTTTGTTTGCCATATTGAATCAGAAGGATCAGAATCAGAaatagctttattgccaagtatgcttacacatacaagaaatttatcttggtgacaggagcttccagtgtacaacaatacaaaaacaatacaaaaacagcagcaagacatagataataataaataataaaactaattatacacatatgtacagacacacacatacatacatacacacatacacatgggtagtgcaaatctaatacaatctgttatgtacagtgcaattttttttttcttcttttttttttcagaggaatgaaatggcaggagaggttggatgtgttggataaatataagaaagactaaactgtgtattgcacatagttattgctcaatggggcaatttaactgttcatgagatggatagcctgagggaaaaaactgttcctgtgcctgatgtttctggtgctcagagctctgaagcattgaccagaaggcaacagttcaaaaaggtagtgggcagggtgagtggggatcagagtgatttttccagcctttttcctcactctggaagtgtatagttcttgaagggggggcagggggcaaccaataatactctcagcagtccgaactgtcctttgaagttttctgatatctgatttcgtagctgaaccaaaccagacagttactgaagtgcagaggacagactcaatgactgctgagtaaaactgtatcagcagcgcctgtggcaggttgaatttcctcagctggtgaaggaagtacaacctctgctgggcctttttcgcaatggagtcaatgtgggtctcccacttcaggtcctgtgagatgatagtgcccaggaacctgaatgactccactgctgccacagtgctgtttagaatggtgaggggggacagtgttggggtgttcctcctaaagtccacaatcatctccaccgttttgagcatgttcagctcaaggttgttttgactgcaccagacagccagctgttcaacctcccttctgtatgcagactcatcgtcatctcggatgaggccgatgacagcggtgtcgtctgcaaacttcaggagcttgacagaggggtccttagcgatgcagtcattggtgtagagggagaagagtagtggggagagcacatatccctggggtgcaccagtgctgattgtacaggtgctagaagtgagtttcccctgtctcacaagctgctggctgtctgtcagaaagctggtaatccactgacagatagacatgggaacagagtgttggtgtagtttagtctagagaatagctgggatgatggtgttgaaagctgaactgaagtccacaaaaaggatccttgcatatgtccctggtctgtccagatgttgcaggatatgatgcaatcctatattgactgcatcatccacagacctgtttgctcaataagcaaattgaaggggatctagaaagggtccagtgatgtttttcaggtgggccaacaccagtctctcaaatgatttcatgaccacagacgtcagggtgacaggtctgtagtcattaagtcctgtgatttttggtttctttgggacaggaataatgattgagcgtttgaagcagcatgggacttcacactgctccagtgatctattgaagatctgtgtgaagatgggggccagctggttagcacaggatcgaagacacgctggtgagacgccatctgggcctgaagccttcttcgtcttttgtttccaaaagacgcggctcacatcatcttcacagatcttaagtgcagtttgagtagcaggagggtggaggagggggttgcaggaggtgttggtgtttgtgtgaagtgaaggtcagagtgtgtgtggggtgtgaaattgggcctttcaaatatgcagtaaaacacattcaggtcgtcagccagttgttggtccaccacagggttgggggtaggagtcctgtaatatgtgagttgtttcatgccactccacactgatgcaggatcgttagctgaaaactttcttttagccactctgatttccttgttcagtgtgttcctggcctgattgaaCAAGaatttatccccacctctgtaagcatcctcttagttctgagttctgctgtaaaaacaaaccatggtttgtcgtcgTTAAACATtcaataagtcctagtagggatgcacatatcctcacagaaactgatatatgatgtaacagtatctgtgagctcgtccaggtctgtggctgcagcctcaaaaacactccaatccatgcaactgaagcaggcttgtagttcccgctctgcttcattggtccatctctttacagtccttctGGCTTGGCTGATTTtgatttctgcctgtaggttggaagaagatgaaccagacagtgatcagagagtcccaaagctgctctagggtcagagcgatatgcatcctttattgttgtgtaacaatgatcctaTTGCCATGGAGGATGCATCAAGTGCATCCTtcgtggccttcaatcacccacaatcccttgcacatgtcccaaattataaaaataaaaataaatggtgtaAAACTAGTTGTGTGACCGCAGAGGCGGAAACCCTTATGATGCAGCCATGCacacttttttctctctcagtaagtttttatttgcatttgcagcaatgacaatatgtagaaaaataaaaagggcaggtacaatacaacaaataaaagggcaattacatgaatttaaaaagcttttttagtttttataagtCTAGGGTTCtgtattttcatatttgaaagggtttCAATATAAATTTGAAAATCAGTGTTGCAAATGTAGtatataaaggcttttttgaGTGACTAGCTTTGTGAATGaaattttttctaaaataattaagAGATTAAGGCCATATTTCTTGTTCTttgtatacaggtgctggtcatataattagaatatcatcaaaaagttgatttatttcactaattccattcaaaaagtgaaacttgtatattatattcattcattacacacagactgatatatttcaaatgtttatttcttttaattttgatgattataactgacaactaaggaaaatcccaaattcagtatctcagaaaattagaatattgtgaaaaggttcaatattgaagacacctggtaccacactctaatcagctaattaactcaaaacacctgcaaaggcctttaaatggtctctcagtctagttctgtacgctacacaatcatggggaagactgctgacttgacagttgtccaaaagacgaccattgacacgttgcacaaggagggcaagacacaaaaggtcattgcaaaagaggctggctgttcacagagctctgtgtccaagcacattaatagagaggcgaagggaaggaaaagatgtggtagaaaaaagtgcacAAGCAATAGGgttaaccgcaccctggagaggattgtgaaacaaaacccattcaaaaatgtgggggagaaccactacgcacagacgtatgcaagacatgggtttcagctgtcgcattccttgtgtcaagccactcttgaacaacagacagcgtctgaagtgtctcgcctgggctaaagacaaaaaggactggactgctgctgagtggtccaaagttatgttctctgatgaaagtaaattttgcatttcctttggaaatcagagtcccagagtctggaggaagagaggagaggcacacaatccacgttgcttgaggtccagtgtaaagtttccacagtcagtgatggtttggggtgccatgtcatctgctggtgttggtccactgtgttttctgaggtccaaggtcaacacagccgtataccaggaagttttagagcacttcatgcttcctgctactgaccaactttatggagatgcagatttcattttccaacaggacttggcacctgcacacagtgccaaagcaaccagtatctggtttaaggaccatggtatccctgttcttaattggccagcaaactcgcctgaccttaaccccatagaaaatctatggggtattgtgaagaggaagatgcgatatccCAGACCCAataatgcagaagagctgaaggccactatcagagcaacctgggctctcataacacctgagcagtgccacagactgatcgactccatgccatgctgcattgctgcagtaattcaggcaaaaggagccccaactaagtattgagtgctgtacatgctcatacttttcatgttcatacttttcagttggccaagatttctaaaaatcctttctttgtattggtcttaagtaatattctaatttggaatggaattagtgaaataaatcaactttttgatgatattctaattatatgaccagcacctgtatgcgTTTTCTATATAAAGTGAAATATCACATGGCTCTAAGCATACGGTTTGCCATGcgcagtggtggatttaggcatgggcgacgtgccgttgcccagggcggcatcttgcggggggcggcacgaggcacccacacaactttgggggtgtgttgaagcgggtttcgcccagggcaccatacaagctagaaccgccactggccatgcacacttactagaccATCTCATTCTAGAGCTGACTGAGAAGCACCCACGGTCCAGACCTTTGCTGTTTttgt is part of the Myxocyprinus asiaticus isolate MX2 ecotype Aquarium Trade chromosome 2, UBuf_Myxa_2, whole genome shotgun sequence genome and encodes:
- the ambra1a gene encoding activating molecule in BECN1-regulated autophagy protein 1A isoform X3, giving the protein MKAGQKNAVCIMSSRERGAQCLGSHRILQQFVEDKTQRMKWQSQKVELPDSPRSTFLLAFSPDRSLMASTHVNHNIYITEVKTGRCVHSLVGHHRTPWCLTFHPCIPGLIASGCLDGEVRIWDLHGGSESWFTESNSAIASLAFHPTAQLLLIATNNELHLWDWSRREPFAVVKTASETERVRLVRFDPLGHYLLTAIVNHSNQQNDDDPEIPMDSVEMPHYRHRSFLQSQPLRRTPILHNFLHILTSRNSAPQARGTLPAASEEASDSSGLSSGHYTGLRDRSRLPYHGCVQPLGMVCFCSRCSATLAPSPPDDDPSDSSSLEGQSHASTFTSARTEPRLPTESRPANRSSAFSCIYGGGNNLRNLSSSSGRRGVAGMVPNPPFRQHPLSREGGGRLLGADWTGSVLNGRGGNMPPPRTSASSVGLLPTLRQHRTSNQSPVYTSASDGCGFPPPGTGAHNSNSTSGASSSRHRPLGDEEHSSPASIRNVLQCNLNRYFMEYEHMQDLAQPLEGINRESSSQDQQTPEMLNNNMDPEQPGPSHYQPSNSGENPSYSHLNRCRVCHNLFTYNQGTRRWERTGQPASGEQPTSPAIHSLASTSQSDLHLPERRPMESSTGVPEPDIPISRSIATGPHQEQAVGLVFNHETGQLERVYRQSATSRSTNVSQDALNQEMPEDTQDDDYLRRRLLESSLMSLSRYDISGSRDHPIYPDPARLSPAAYYAQRMIQYLSRRDSIRQRSLRHPSRPRPFSSNPDNLSLGPAPNVENNDVEFEEFEDNGSRHRAPRNARMSAPSLGRFVPRRFLLPEFLPYAGIFHERGQPGLATHSSVNRVLAGAVIGDGQSAVASNIANTTYRLQWWDFTQFDLPEISNASVNVLVPNCKIYNDASCDISADGQLLAVFIPSSQRGFPDEGMLAVYSLAPHNLGEMLYTTRFGPNAISVSLSPMGRYVMVGLASRRILLHQISDHMVAQVFRLQQPHGGETSMRRVFDVVYPMAPDQRRHVSINSARWLPEPGLGLAYGTNKGDLVICRPVDVDSDGSSTSEHSETMFTINNGGRVGTNNSRGGERARNNRTDWRSHREMGLMNAIGLQPRHPAPTVTSQGTQTLQLQNAETQTDYDLVDEPQQPSTSQGSQVNDDSLDLETLPEDSGSEVVPETPPHSRPQEDEGSDPTENSTVCLIYNMQRLR
- the ambra1a gene encoding activating molecule in BECN1-regulated autophagy protein 1A isoform X2 — protein: MKAGQKNAVCIMSSRERGAQCLGSHRILQQFVEDKTQRMKWQSQKVELPDSPRSTFLLAFSPDRSLMASTHVNHNIYITEVKTGRCVHSLVGHHRTPWCLTFHPCIPGLIASGCLDGEVRIWDLHGGSESWFTESNSAIASLAFHPTAQLLLIATNNELHLWDWSRREPFAVVKTASETERVRLVRFDPLGHYLLTAIVNHSNQQNDDDPEIPMDSVEMPHYRHRSFLQSQPLRRTPILHNFLHILTSRNSAPQARGTLPAASEEASDSSGLSSGHYTGLRDRSRLPYHGCVQPLGMVCFCSRCSATLAPSPPDDDPSDSSSLEGQSHASTFTSARTEPRLPTESRPANRSSAFSCIYGGGNNLRNLSSSSGRRGVAGMVPNPPFRQHPLSREGGGRLLGADWTGSVLNGRGGNMPPPRTSASSVGLLPTLRQHRTSNQSPVYTSASDGCGFPPPGTGAHNSNSTSGASSSRHRPLGDEEHSSPASIRNVLQCNLNRYFMEYEHMQDLAQPLEGINRESSSQDQQTPEMLNNNMDPEQPGPSHYQPSNSGENPSYSHLNRCRVCHNLFTYNQGTRRWERTGQPASGEQPTSPAIHSLASTSQSDLHLPERRPMESSTGVPEPDIPISRSIATGPHQEQAVGLVFNHETGQLERVYRQSATSRSTNVSQDALNQEMPEDTQDDDYLRRRLLESSLMSLSRYDISGSRDHPIYPDPARLSPAAYYAQRMIQYLSRRDSIRQRSLRHPSRPRPFSSNPDNLSLGPAPNVENNDVEFEEFEDNGSRHRAPRNARMSAPSLGRFVPRRFLLPEFLPYAGIFHERGQPGLATHSSVNRVLAGAVIGDGQSAVASNIANTTYRLQWWDFTQFDLPEISNASVNVLVPNCKIYNDASCDISADGQLLAVFIPSSQRGFPDEGMLAVYSLAPHNLGEMLYTTRFGPNAISVSLSPMGRYVMVGLASRRILLHQISDHMVAQVFRLQQPHGGETSMRRVFDVVYPMAPDQRRHVSINSARWLPEPGLGLAYGTNKGDLVICRPVDVDSDGSSTSEHSETMFTINNGGRVGTNNSRGGERARNNRTDWRSHREMGLMNAIGLQPRHPAPTVTSQGTQTLQLQNAETQTDYDLVDEPQQPSTSQGSQVNDDSLDLETLPEDSGSEVVPETPPHSRPQEDEGSDPTENSTDDLGDSHMLLHF